GAAGGGCGAAACTCCACTGTGTATTACAATATCATCGAAACTCAGTGGTACCTATCAATCAGCGGTCCTTGGCGCCAAAATGAGCGGAGGCAAGGCGATTATATTTGATTCTCTTGCAGGTTCGATTTCGCATGGTATCCAGGTGCTGATGGCCGCTAGAATGGCTGAATCGGGTGCTAAGTTGGACGAAATAGTCGAAGCACTTGAAGAGTACAGAAAAGACGTGAAGATAATCATCTCTCTTGCGACAGTGGAGAATATTGTCAAAGGTGGCCGTCTGAGCAAATTTCAAGGGAGCCTGGTCAACATATTGAACATGAAGATTATCCTGCACGGTATAAATGGCGAAGTGAAACTCCTTAAGAAGGTAAGAAGAAGCAGGAGATTTAGAGAAGCAATAATTGAGTTGATAGCTGCTGCCTCAAAAACCGGAAAGAAGATTTTTGGCATTACTCACGTCAATAATCTGGAAGATGCTGAATTCTTTGCTTCTGAAATAAGAAAACGCGTGCGAGATTCGGAAGTCATAATTGGAAAGATGGGTCCTGCAATTGCCACATACGCTGGAGAGGGCGGACTTATATTGGCGCTCTGAACTCACCATTTAGGGTAACCAAGAAGGCCCAGAAAACTTGAGATTACAGGTTGCCGGTTGCATTGACAGAAGAACAAGATTCTGAATCAAGAAAGAAAGCAGAGAAATGCGAAGCTGGAGAACAGCGTGCCCGTAGGCAATACCGATTCGCAGCGAAGTATTCTCTTTCATCGTCGGCGGTCATACTCTTAGCCGACAAAGACGTTGAATCTCTTTTCTGGAAGAGTTCATTATGAGGAAGAATTAGACTTCCATTCTTTCAATAAACTGTCAAATCTTCATTGAGGATCAGACGAACTAATTCATGCGTAGGATTACGAATTCGCCCACGCAACTTCTGAAGAAAGAAGCTGGGCAATGAACTCGAGGACCAATCGATGATTCTCACGATTCCAGCGCCAAACTGAGGATGCTTTTGGCATCCTTGGTTGTTCTGTTGACAATCTTCCACGGAGGATCGAAGATCTCTTCCTTCCCGGAGGTTCAGTACCAGCAAATAGCAGTTCTTCGAAGCACAACCAGGAAACTTCCTGGAAGACAAACAGATCAAGCCAAAGCTGTGCCAGGCTCTCAAAAGAACGGCATATTCGTCGATAGTTGATTAGGAACTTCTTTGTCGGTTTTCTTTGGCCATATCGGGGGTACAACTGATCATTGATGAACAGCTCTTGTTACATCTCTTCCTATTGAACGGTATGTGAAACTCTCGACAACGCTCATGCTAATCGTCACGATATACTACGTTCTCGTCTTCTCGAGGTTGAATCCAGTTTTCTCCTCACTAATACCAGTAACTGAATATCCCTAGCGCAAATACTTATCAAGAAAGGCGAGCATAGCATTTGCACCTCTTATCCTATTTGCTTTCTTTTTGAAGCCATGTCCTTCATCTTCGAACACTACATATTCAA
The sequence above is drawn from the Mesotoga sp. UBA6090 genome and encodes:
- a CDS encoding DegV family protein; translation: MVRIVTDSSCDLPVETLKKYGIPFASLNIFVDDMTFKEDIGITPEEFCRLMGKSRELSKTSQPSPADFAGIFEDIQKKGETPLCITISSKLSGTYQSAVLGAKMSGGKAIIFDSLAGSISHGIQVLMAARMAESGAKLDEIVEALEEYRKDVKIIISLATVENIVKGGRLSKFQGSLVNILNMKIILHGINGEVKLLKKVRRSRRFREAIIELIAAASKTGKKIFGITHVNNLEDAEFFASEIRKRVRDSEVIIGKMGPAIATYAGEGGLILAL